In one Poecilia reticulata strain Guanapo linkage group LG8, Guppy_female_1.0+MT, whole genome shotgun sequence genomic region, the following are encoded:
- the elfn2b gene encoding protein phosphatase 1 regulatory subunit 29 codes for MRRASTVSVLLPLILFSLLFFSWFPNMANGDCWLIEGDKGYVWLAICSQNQPPYETIPQHINNTVHDLRLNENKLKAVLFSSMYRFTNLTDLNLTKNEISYIEDGAFAGQANLQVLQLGYNKLTNITEGMMRGLGHMQCLFLQHNLIEVVASNAFWECPSLSSIDLSSNKLAHIDPVTFTALNRLMVCELAANPFHCGCDLLGFLRWLESFNNVTHTYDRLQCETPREIYGYPLLSSFSSSHSGRNAKNILNHRCKDGVMIPGMTSLPPDIDGPSGIGPDMFGGVGPYYQPTPSSSSTDDSLSPSIKLQHVSSSSASVIIKIPRPFSKMYILTQYNYSMASDVTNLKLMIQKITLDKLRPSNNYTFCVCSVRNSQRYNHTCLQFTTRGQNRDDMLPTPSTTTHYIMTIVGCLFGMLIVIGIVYYCLRKKRMHDEKRKSISVKKTILEMRYGPEVAAAVANDPSAVQKLQEQSREHHQYQHHHGGKLSTSSSSGLLHSANTTSSRLSSIPQVEKMASAFSEAMATSKGNYMDVRTGGAGMERVGDGGHGGRRGDDLRDDDGTDLGDDSDDDGHGSASEISTIAMEVDKVNQIINNCIDALKLDAAAVAASGTSTSHTASNNPTSPPPTSTSSLTRGLIPGATETCQVIAPNKIPPPPPLPALNTPLSERPGITGGGFVVSPPYRHPPPASAARPIQRQMSADAAVVMANAVKKQSSTTSCGSTGRDRERGGTRVYSLDVPEPRSPDACNQQQPQYPDRASPVGCGEPLERLPLVGSGSCGGGGGGCDSGGVGAQHPDSQKSHHYHQQQQIQQQQQQLDVQQDYHCSEHRHSVPALYYQGSHHGSPAQRVSFLKPLTRSRRDAASYSQLSPARQHSSYSGYSSSPEYSSESSLRIWERFRPYRKGPRDEACYVTAGNALRKKVQFAKGEDLHDILDYWKGVSAQQKL; via the exons ATGCGGCGTGCTTCCACTGTTTCAGTTCTCCTCCCTCTTATACTTTTTTCGCTCCTCTTCTTTTCCTGGTTTCCCAACATGGCCAACGGGGACTGCTGGCTCATTGAAGGAGACAAAGGCTACGTTTGGCTAGCTATATGCAGTCAGAACCAGCCTCCCTATGAGACTATCCCCCagcacatcaacaacacagTCCATGACTTGAGGCTGAACGAAAACAAGCTGAAAGCCGTGCTTTTCAGTTCCATGTACCGATTCACGAACTTGACCGACCTAAACTTAACCAAGAATGAAATCAGCTATATTGAGGACGGCGCTTTTGCAGGACAAGCCAATTTAcag gttCTTCAACTGGGTTACAACAAGTTGACGAATATCACTGAAGGCATGATGAGAGGACTTGGTCACATGCAGTGCCTCTTCCTACAGCACAACCTCATTGAAGTTGTTGCaagcaatgcattctgggagtGCCCCAGTCTCAGCAGCATTGACCTGTCGTCCAACAAACTCGCCCACATCGACCCGGTCACATTCACAGCTCTGAACCGCCTGATGGTATGTGAACTGGCTGCAAATCCATTCCACTGCGGTTGCGATCTTCTAGGTTTCCTGCGCTGGCTCGAATCCTTCAACAATGTGACGCACACTTATGATCGCCTYCAGTGTGAAACACCAAGGGAAATATACGGCTACCCCTTACTGAGTTCTTTTTCTTCAAGTCACAGTGGCCGCAatgccaaaaacattttgaaccaTCGCTGCAAGGATGGTGTAATGATTCCAGGTATGACGTCTCTGCCACCAGATATCGACGGTCCTTCTGGGATTGGGCCGGACATGTTTGGTGGTGTCGGGCCATACTACCAACCCACCCCATCGTCTTCATCCACAGACGACAGCCTGAGCCCGAGCATTAAGCTCCAACATGTCTCTTCGTCGTCAGCCTCTGTCATTATAAAAATTCCAAGGCCGTTCAGCAAAATGTATATTCTTACACAATACAACTACTCAATGGCATCTGATGTCACCAATTTGAAACTGATGATACAAAAAATAACTCTCGACAAGCTTAGACCTAGCAATAATTACACCTTCTGTGTATGCTCTGTCCGTAACTCTCAGCGTTATAACCACACCTGTCTCCAGTTTACCACGCGAGGCCAAAATCGGGACGATATGCTCCCCACTCCCTCAACCACTACTCACTACATAATGACCATTGTAGGCTGCCTTTTCGGCATGCTCATTGTCATAGGAATTGTCTACTACTGTCTTCGTAAAAAACGAATGCATGACGAGAAGAGAAAGTCCATCTCCGTGAAAAAAACTATTCTTGAAATGCGCTACGGACCAGAggtggcagcagcagtagcaAATGATCCATCGGCAGTCCAAAAGCTTCAGGAGCAGTCCAGGGAGCATCACCAGTATCAGCATCACCATGGTGGAAAACTGTCCACGTCCTCCAGCTCTGGACTGCTACATTCTGCAAACACTACCTCCTCAAGGCTTTCCTCTATCCCTCAAGTGGAAAAGATGGCCTCGGCTTTCTCCGAAGCAATGGCTACAAGTAAAGGAAACTACATGGATGTGAGAACTGGAGGGGCTGGGATGGAAAGAGTGGGGGACGGTGGCCATGGCGGGAGAAGGGGCGACGACCTGAGGGACGACGACGGAACCGATCTTGGCGATGATTCAGATGACGACGGGCACGGCTCCGCCTCGGAGATTTCTACCATTGCCATGGAGGTGGACAAAGTTAACCAAATTATTAACAACTGTATTGATGCCCTTAAACTTGATGCAGCAGCAGTTGCTGCTTCAGGCACCTCGACTAGCCACACAGCTTCTAACAATCCCACCTCCCCACCGCCCACCAGCACCTCCTCCCTTACCCGTGGCCTAATCCCAGGAGCGACAGAGACGTGTCAGGTCATTGCTCCAAACAAAATACCGCCTCCTCCGCCCCTGCCTGCACTAAACACCCCTCTCTCTGAGCGACCAGGGATCACTGGCGGGGGCTTCGTTGTCTCTCCCCCGTACAGGCACCCTCCCCCAGCCTCAGCTGCACGTCCCATTCAACGGCAAATGAGTGCAGATGCAGCTGTTGTTATGGCAAATGCTGTcaaaaaacagagcagcacCACATCTTGTGGCTCCACAGGTCGAGACAGGGAACGTGGAGGAACTCGAGTGTACAGTCTGGACGTTCCTGAACCAAGAAGCCCGGATGCCTGTAACCAACAACAGCCGCAGTACCCAGACCGAGCCAGTCCTGTGGGATGTGGGGAGCCGCTGGAGAGACTGCCTTTAGTAGGGAGTGGGAGCTGTGGAGGAGGGGGTGGTGGTTGCGACAGTGGTGGTGTTGGTGCCCAACATCCGGACAGCCAGAAGTCACATCATTACCATCAGCAACAGCagatacagcagcagcagcagcagctggacgtGCAGCAGGACTACCACTGCTCGGAGCACCGCCACTCTGTCCCAGCTCTTTACTACCAAGGGTCCCACCATGGCTCCCCAGCCCAGCGGGTTTCTTTTCTAAAACCCCTGACACGATCCCGCAGGGACGCAGCATCCTATTCCCAGCTTTCCCCTGCCCGCCAACACTCCAGTTACTCTGGATACTCTTCTAGCCCAGAATACTCATCGGAGAGCTCGCTGCGCATCTGGGAGCGCTTTCGTCCGTACCGAAAAGGGCCTCGCGACGAGGCCTGTTACGTGACAGCTGGAAATGCTCTTCGAAAGAAGGTGCAGTTTGCTAAAGGCGAGGACCTGCATGACATCCTTGATTATTGGAAGGGTGTCTCTGCTCAGCAGAAGTTGTAA